Proteins from a single region of Drosophila biarmipes strain raj3 chromosome 3R, RU_DBia_V1.1, whole genome shotgun sequence:
- the LOC108031383 gene encoding mucin-19 isoform X2 codes for MQPNQQQLEQHNNHNAHTSDPSRHCARCTTELGRITNRGAPCRVCKLRVCKACREFTSRTTDWVCVVCHKQMEIQSASGEWLKDAYALGSCSAVDHLTTSDVLRKSIRRSWTISNPEDDPNNPNSQQPVADNLYPQQQHLIEAQSAGSYPTLHQHHQQHHLPPQPRPTHGLNYGSGTATPTTSSKWQLGRRVLRQSTLPSSLNNDPAISGSGGNLANYNSVNLTAPTSPHQLQKSPLYPSAYNSDDVIHMNTMPGMGMGVGVTVGDCDNYAQQQQQQQQQQPQLEVTPTHHRLQVRRQSTLPAQPTPAIYMSTSPNRLYSRSPERSPGEQQRYPPFMRQTSFPEPPSTYHRTKLLPSTGAPPAAAAPPPLNYESQASSMASDEQDVGPMPKPRMTRQATLPNPEQHVKLLPTSPPKRQTSPQFRRSPEFMRQQTLPNPEAFNSGNTLTVHSTPPGKFMPISPRAKQNFLFPSVPNPRQFLSQPHVPTVGGTDLGSGGSVASTGGPCGEQYSSSQSVNIHHSRDPHAKMIKVRSHSNEEYSNTKAHPENRRLLPEIPTTVQRPGGRSPSRLVRQDCLKEERTFGEAKQQFHQFPDVTEELDNRPEYVDYFGDSATSFLESDEVQYERNYNAGFSSEPRIIYNNGSDDGSYQNSSQRPIYSAENVLADSGYGGGGGVGLGASGGSGGVPTYYPDMGTPQGFYGGAALPRTPLMHNRLRRRQSRELQMQQEELAQLSQVSDASGKGSGNEGASSSGGASDGHAAERRKPEQMRSVSEDSGAKTTPKPVTRRSFSHPEKDTQPTKKTEISKIPSPRPLADILDKTRGNSKIPQARRRNSRTGIGEAEEASAAAGQEENQSTPNPQGESQGQGSGAEQPVNGKSLESSNKANKEQPQQQGDPNSSAEAAHTSTLGEQELQNAVEAAAVVFKKVVLQRRKEKEKAAEEGVQQQQLSVVSGDTGGLGGGDAMETSSSSELDFRCSTQHGRQQQQSQYSVEADEFKLVFLNSDSSSSCHGEEEEEEEEDDTDSSCSTHHCHSIVSNVEDCDWDYFEPSMISTTTTTTTTMIAYSTARATPTPPPRVRRQSSDSDSPLVQRRTQPLRSSYCPRIRESDTGTDEEFVLNTESSSQTSSDQTPPPVPPPPHPLSMKTRIKTRFLKNHHHSHNRCSCNPSQQQQQQQPQYVPIPVPVPIPVPMAAYPNWPDAAGNPLLEQDEQLAASLQQLWKAAGQQQQFAAIVAAYSQQFAAASSNMFDATPPVTSKSYQQLPTTPPPMTPNRLRGLGLGGFKSSAPELSASLGSLMTQSLCSTISSSSSSSTSGYGTAGRSLETLASPKRAANSMHQQQQQQQYQQQQQQQQMASNAFKPKPTSLVASRSPTGEHPETSSARRGSSSSNSSESDDSNTKSSSSSSSNSNTKSSSNNNIATPTTGRLCNVYDKTGTLPEPAVQAHVASVDKSPAAAAAAAISTATTATSTKGSAPRVASKYQSRNLCETQPGATTQTYLASKNSHEEVETNIHKNQVPAAAAATTATQTQTATRAAAPAVITRFGGLAVENAVGNVAKGGCPNPSTNPKPRAQHPEHIDQRSAAETAKNLSSNRLIESIKMSDEASPSASAHLQSESYAASSPDEASSNSSQEEGDREENPHRKQEHEQPKPRKTTQRSYNVAGMMEEQPDPEVSPEEQRHHSTTSDSGSSSSSSNSSSSSESCDSDDTGTVRDRRPKRRRFNKVFIVNRQPGARVRRSSSTEGDSLSSSEANLEDSSDNDTDTERTDCGIVLNYVKPLEEEAKKAEEEVDAPAARDCQSSDEAEEDDDESERRVANSSDELANCIVVVGGQTDDASAGVVLHRMRSLPDEGDQQLERCHLEASDALAACDELHSISNDVNRLLELHKQNSQLEMKLQRLRQGVAEINEDLQLSNGDGSSDTRVAATHSGSPGKPDECSPSRKSPSNELGLTCRAEQVNEKAEAKANSDEQSGRTAEQTGQTERRVGTCSQACKINDNNSGDYSLDSLSVTPASLGCPPEQVEESVLEALPGRAAREQRQYHRFGAAAESLESPVENEMLNVAVAPRSALLSGNNNTTNNSNDNSHKENTNNNGSELGHNNNDAFAAQKKTWNSGASDVVSVNSNVSGENECDYDKIFGSHQQSTPSATVAAAAASAAPDTPATLPSEVASPKNSLSAKYRSLVMITKDNESAAGDYEMANTSSSNSSSVHHSNTSHTSHTSNKGPSGSNSFGQNFAGDSFRALELVSSDRESYSVDSLNDTPAVPEISVEDGLADDDSWVEELSQRGEDEDEELSNATTTPTATDSEDAEGESEGGARRQGYLDREEELRGYNRSAIDFTLHTIVEESCEESEVASMRADNDEAELEDEDLAERRRQRTLQHHHRLSASELEKYFFFGLGDGRVMSSIDTRGDDTASEVSSECSESMDSLPHDDQLLDTSGASDLASSRLEKYFLSGFMGFNSSEKQAESDESGGSVGSDSEGHPSPSQRRKRLVRARGTPRSHNSSLDNLLLPETDTLDATVTSAGGSAAATVEDTSESEAGCDDTVIHLANAGASDGSSSDTIKRKKQLRKRHDSLDEKKLHDLEPSECRTPTPGGGSGGVSQVQLQSQAKKQQQQHHHSRDSGFVGSNDDLLKAAPDCEPPKSPTPALEQITEDREPAHSQISLAKMDLPSTSAAAAAATPLTSQLRNLALPNLVRKDSFNNWSSDEETNLMMSKMRQFFKTLIVATANAQQSKPTTPNQGQVQSTTPSSQRRLAKSRPAQLAYFENELTRLMKTVPGINDEQVREIVEYLSSEDTWSDSYDSSDYTSSDLEGGERKGQLKAQISASCQQIINKFEIDEEGDRGDGGLLDESQSVPMEALVYQKLVASFSKVAAGGEPQIEAAQEVEKEAEPSTERSPQLFAKVMQHIGTRLVALMHEVSSGNETPTPSPQGQRHHRRLQAKISATTTEDEEDEVEEQLRAMPVKQLKLRSRSHDLLLDGSTPHSHMHLHQATVHHPGISGAAGAGGGAGSAGGSSGMPAHSETASEECGVASDYERFSWRGSFESALLANGDSRTRLSQLSQLDRDNSSSASALAVAKRRSAGDLLFSQHQVSLSREQLDRVRSCGSIGGGDAHHHQLEASPVKPWLSSAGSSLGGDSTKDVRRSSVPDAIYETDSSDEAASNQFGGARSTLPRSLNSGQVVASTNSLPRLPTTGAGAPITSTPKTKSQSALNHTPSNLSTVSATGSAKSARYRSPGLAARAAAVSSAGGASASGVGASGGSTGSKKLGAGFQFLYSKRDARKRLNMSAEEAKVAAEELSRSPVIGHRQADGSGSPIQSRASSETWPTQSDEDIDRLVAMHQNRSSLSSLGVRSESMASVYSGAGEGRYGTVVVKGQVEFAMQYNYKLSALEVHVVRCKDLAAVDAKRNRSDPYVKVYLLPDKSKAGKRKTKVKKHTLNPIFDETMRFHTPISSLESRTLWLTVWHSDMFGRNDFLGEVSVNLQGRLFDNPQSQWYLLQERSEPFDEVATYRGDIVVGLKYIPPENIKSSFFSRGSSITGSSSNLRKFGGSIKSVASKSDRTSKGGQLHVLVKEAKHLSPIKANGTCDAFCKSYLLPDRTRSSKQKTPVVKRTLHPSWNYTFVYEDVSLEELSERALELTVWDHDRLASNEFVGGIRFSLGTGRSYGRQVEWMDATGKELSLWQNMLDRPNFWVEGSLVLRSSLDGIRANLP; via the exons ATGCAGCCCAATCAACAACAGCTCGAACAACACAACAACCACAACGCACACACGAGCGACCCGAGTCGCCACTGCGCCCGCTGCACCACCGAATTGGGGCGCATCACCAACCGGGGCGCCCCCTGTCGCGTCTGCAAGCTGCGCGTGTGCAAAGCCTGTCGCGAATTCACATCGCGCACCACGGACTGGGTGTGCGTGGTGTGCCACAAGCAAAT GGAGATACAGTCGGCCAGCGGCGAGTGGCTGAAGGACGCCTACGCCCTGGGATCCTGCAGTGCCGTCGACCATCTAACCACCAGCGACGTCCTGAGGAAGAGCATCCGTCGTTCCTGGACCATATCGA ACCCCGAGGACGACCCGAACAACCCCAACTCGCAGCAGCCGGTGGCGGACAACCTGTacccgcagcagcagcatctgaTTGAGGCCCAGTCGGCGGGCAGCTACCCCACCCtgcaccagcaccaccagcagcaccacctGCCCCCGCAGCCGCGGCCCACGCACGGCCTCAACTACGGCAGTGGCaccgccacgcccaccaccagcagcaagTGGCAGCTGGGCCGCCGCGTCCTGCGTCAGTCGACGCTCCCGAGCAGCCTGAACAACGACCCGGCCATCAGTGGCAGCGGTGGCAACCTGGCCAACTACAACTCCGTCAACCTGACGGCGCCCACATCGCCGCATCAGCTGCAGAAGAGTCCGCTCTACCCGAGCGCCTACAACAGCGACGACGTCATCCACATGAACACCATGCCGGGCATGGGAATGGGCGTGGGTGTTACAGTGGGTGACTGCGACAACTacgcacagcagcaacagcagcagcagcagcagcaaccccAACTGGAGGTCACGCCCACGCACCATCGGCTGCAGGTGCGCCGCCAATCCACGCTGCCAGCTCAGCCCACCCCGGCCATCTACATGTCCACCTCGCCGAACCGCCTGTACAGTCGCTCCCCGGAAAGATCGCCGGGGGAGCAGCAGCGCTATCCGCCCTTCATGCGGCAGACCTCGTTCCCGGAGCCGCCGAGCACCTATCATCGCACCAAGCTGCTGCCCAGCACGGGAGCCCctccagcggcggcggcacCGCCACCCCTGAACTACGAGTCCCAGGCCTCCAGTATGGCCAGCGATGAGCAGGATGTGGGCCCCATGCCCAAGCCCAGAATGACGCGGCAGGCCACGCTCCCGAATCCCGAGCAGCATGTCAAGCTACTGCCCACTTCGCCGCCAAAGCGACAGACTTCCCCGCAGTTTCGACGTTCTCCGGAGTTTATGCGTCAGCAGACGTTGCCCAATCCGGAGGCGTTCAACAGTGGAAACACCCTTACAGTGCACTCCACACCGCCGGGGAAATTCATGCCCATCTCGCCCAGGGCCAAGCAGAATTTCCTCTTCCCAAGTGTCCCAAATCCTCGTCAGTTTCTCTCCCAGCCCCATGTGCCCACCGTGGGAGGCACTGATCTGGGCAGTGGAGGCAGTGTGGCCAGCACTGGTGGCCCTTGTGGCGAGCAGTACTCCAGTAGCCAGAGTGTGAACATCCATCACTCCCGTGATCCGCATGCCAAGATGATCAAGGTGCGCAGCCACAGCAACGAGGAGTACTCGAACACCAAGGCACATCCGGAGAACAGGCGATTGCTGCCGGAGATTCCCACCACTGTGCAGCGACCTGGTGGTCGATCGCCCAGTCGCCTGGTGCGACAGGACTGCCTCAAGGAGGAGCGTACCTTCGGGGAGGCCAAGCAGCAGTTCCATCAGTTTCCCGATGTCACCGAAGAGCTGGACAATCGTCCGGAGTATGTGGATTACTTTGGTGATAGCGCCACTAGCTTCCTGGAGTCCGACGAGGTGCAGTACGAGCGGAACTACAATGCCGGATTCAGCAGTGAGCCGCGCATTATTTACAACAATGGATCGGACGATGGTAGCTACCAGAACTCCTCCCAGCGGCCCATCTACAGTGCCGAGAATGTCCTAGCCGACTCGGGCTACGGAGGAGGTGGCGGCGTGGGCCTGGGAGCCAGTGGTGGTTCGGGTGGCGTGCCCACCTACTATCCCGACATGGGCACTCCGCAGGGCTTCTACGGCGGAGCCGCTCTGCCCCGCACTCCCTTGATGCACAACCGCCTCAGGCGACGGCAGTCCAGGGAGCTGCAGATGCAGCAGGAGGAACTGGCCCAGCTCTCACAGGTCTCGGATGCCAGTGGCAAGGGCTCCGGCAACGAAGGTGCCTCCAGCAGCGGCGGAGCCTCCGATGGCCACGCCGCCGAACGACGAAAGCCCGAGCAGATGCGCTCTGTGTCGGAGGACTCGGGAGCTAAGACCACTCCCAAGCCGGTCACACGACGATCCTTCTCGCACCCCGAAAAGGACACGCAG CCCACGAAGAAAACGGAGATTTCAAAGATACCCAGCCCTCGACCCCTGGCTGATATCCTGGACAAAACAAGGGGCAACTCCAAGATTCCCCAGGCGAGACGTCGCAACAGTCGCACGGGAATCGGGGAGGCTGAGGAGG CATCAGCAGCCGCCGGCCAGGAGGAGAATCAGAGCACCCCGAATCCCCAGGGGGAATCGCAGGGCCAGGGTTCTGGAGCGGAGCAGCCGGTCAACGGCAAGTCTCTCGAGTCCTCCAACAAGGCCAACAAGGAGCAGCCCCAGCAACAGGGCGACCCCAACAGCTCGGCG GAGGCCGCCCACACCAGCACTCTGGGCGAGCAGGAGCTGCAGAATGCAGTGGAGGCCGCGGCGGTGGTCTTCAAGAAGGTCGTGCTGCAGCGGcgcaaggagaaggagaaggccGCCGAAGAAG gcgtgcagcagcagcagctgtcgGTGGTTTCCGGTGATACCGGTGGATTAGGAGGGGGCGATGCCATGGAAACGTCATCGTCATCGGAGCTGGACTTCAGGTGTTCCACTCAGCACGgacgccagcagcagcagtcgcagTACAGCGTTGAAGCCGACGAGTTCAAGCTCGTCTTCCTCAACTCGGATTCATCGTCCTCCTGTCACGGCGAAgaagaggaagaggaggaggaggatgacaCGGACTCCTCCTGCTCCACGCACCACTGTCACAGCATTGTGAGCAATGTGGAGGATTGCGATTGGGACTACTTTGAGCCCTCCATGATCTCCACCACCACGACGACGACAACCACGATGATTGCCTATAGCACAGcccgtgccacgcccaccccgCCGCCGCGGGTGAGGCGTCAGTCCAGCGACAGTGATTCCCCCCTGGTGCAGAGACGCACCCAGCCACTGAGGAGCAGCTACTGCCCCAGGATCAGGGAGAGTGACACGGGCACCGACGAGGAGTTTGTCCTGAACACCGAGAGCAGTTCCCAGACCAGCTCCGATCAGACCCCGCCGCCAGTGCCACCTCCTCCCCATCCACTGAGCATGAAGACCCGGATCAAGACGCGTTTCCTAAAGAACCACCACCACAGCCACAACCGCTGCAGCTGCAATCCcagccagcaacagcagcagcagcaaccgcaGTATGTGCCCATCCCGGTGCCCGTGCCCATTCCCGTGCCCATGGCCGCCTATCCCAACTGGCCCGATGCGGCCGGTAATCCCCTCCTGGAACAGGACGAGCAGCTGGCCGCCAGTCTGCAGCAGCTGTGGAAGGCGGCcggtcagcagcagcaatttgCCGCCATAGTTGCGGCCTACTCGCAGCAATTCGCGgcggccagcagcaacatgtttGATGCAACGCCGCCGGTGACCAGCAAGAGTTACCAACAACTGCCCACCACTCCGCCGCCAATGACGCCGAACCGCTTGAGAGGATTGGGCCTGGGCGGGTTCAAGTCCTCGGCGCCAGAGCTGAGTGCTTCGCTGGGCTCGCTGATGACGCAGTCGCTGTGCTCGACcatatcctcctcctcctcgtccagcACATCGGGCTATGGCACGGCGGGACGGAGTCTGGAGACGCTGGCCAGTCCCAAGCGGGCTGCCAACTCGatgcaccagcagcaacagcaacagcaataccaacaacagcagcagcagcaacaaatggCCAGCAATGCTTTCAAGCCAAAGCCAACAAGTTTAGTAGCGTCGCGTTCGCCGACGGGTGAGCATCCAGAAACGAGCAGCGCGCGtcgcggcagcagcagcagcaacagcagcgagAGCGACGACAGCAACAccaagagcagcagcagcagcagcagcaacagcaacaccaagagcagcagcaacaacaatatcGCAACGCCCACAACGGGGAGATTGTGTAATGTTTATGATAAAACCGGCACATTGCCAGAGCCCGCCGTTCAGGCACATGTTGCCAGTGTAGATAAGAgcccagcagcggcagcagcagcagcaatatcaacagcaacaacagcgacaTCCACAAAGGGAAGCGCTCCGAGAGTGGCCAGCAAATACCAGAGCCGAAATCTATGCGAAACCCAGCCAGGGGCAACAACACAAACCTACCTGGCCAGTAAAAACAGCCACGAAGAAGTGGAAACGAATATACATAAAAATCAagtaccagcagcagcagcagcaacaacagcaacacaaacacaaacagcAACTAGAGCTGCGGCTCCTGCGGTAATAACTCGTTTCGGCGGGCTTGCAGTCGAAAATGCTGTTGGAAATGTGGCTAAAGGTGGCTGTCCCAATCCCAGTACCAATCCCAAACCCAGAGCCCAGCACCCCGAGCACATAGATCAGCGGTCGGCGGCGGAGACTGCCAAGAATTTGTCCTCCAATCGACTTATAGAGAGCATCAAGATGTCCGATGAGGCATCGCCGTCGGCTTCTGCCCATCTGCAGAGCGAGAGCTATGCGGCCAGCAGTCCAGATGAGGCCAGCAGCAATAGTAGTCAGGAGGAGGGGGATAGGGAAGAGAATCCGCATCGGAAGCAGGAGCATGAGCAGCCCAAGCCGCGTAAGACCACCCAGAGGAGCTACAATGTGGCGGGAATGATGGAGGAGCAGCCAGATCCAGAGGTAAGCCCAGAGGAGCAGCGCCACCACAGCACCACCAGCGACTCCGGCTCCAGTAGCTCCAGCTCCAACTCCAGTTCCAGCTCGGAGTCCTGCGACTCGGATGACACGGGCACAGTGCGCGATCGCCGGCCCAAGCGGAGGAGGTTCAACAAGGTGTTCATAGTGAATAGACAGCCTGGAGCGCGGGTGAGACGCAGTTCCTCCACCGAGGGCGATTCCCTGTCCTCCTCGGAGGCCAATCTCGAAGACTCATCCGACAATGATACGGACACCGAGCGCACCGACTGTGGGATTGTATTGAACTATGTGAAACCGCTAGAGGAGGAGGCCAAGAaagcggaggaggaggtggatgCGCCGGCTGCACGTGATTGCCAATCGAGTgacgaggcggaggaggatgATGATGAAAGTGAACGCCGTGTTGCCAACTCAAGCGATGAGCTGGCCAACTGCATTGTGGTGGTGGGCGGGCAGACGGATGACGCCTCCGCCGGCGTGGTGCTGCACCGCATGCGATCGCTGCCAGACGAGGGGGACCAGCAATTAGAGCGCTGCCACTTGGAGGCTAGCGATGCCCTGGCCGCCTGCGACGAGCTGCACAGCATCTCCAACGATGTGAACCGACTGCTGGAGCTGCACAAGCAGAATTCCCAGCTGGAGATGAAGCTGCAGCGCCTGCGCCAGGGAGTGGCCGAAATCAATGAGGATCTGCAGCTGTCCAATGGCGATGGTAGCAGTGACACTCGTGTGGCTGCCACCCACTCAGGTAGTCCCGGGAAGCCCGACGAGTGCAGCCCTTCTCGGAAAAGCCCCTCTAATGAGCTGGGCCTCACCTGCCGCGCCGAGCAGGTAAACGAAAAAGCAGAGGCAAAAGCAAACAGCGATGAGCAGAGTGGCAGAACAGCTGAGCAAACTGGGCAAACCGAGCGGAGGGTCGGCACATGCAGCCAAGCATGCAAAATAAacgacaacaacagcggcgACTACTCGCTGGATTCACTCTCGGTAACTCCGGCGAGTTTGGGCTGCCCACCTGAGCAGGTAGAAGAGAGCGTTCTGGAAGCACTACCTGGCAGAGCCGCTCGCGAGCAGCGGCAATATCATCGGTTTGGAGCGGCGGCGGAGTCTCTGGAGTCGCCAGTCGAAAATGAAATGTTAAACGTCGCGGTCGCTCCACGCTCGGCGCTCctcagcggcaacaacaatacCACGAACAACAGCAACGATAATAGCCATAAGgaaaacaccaacaacaacggcagcgaACTTGgccataataataatgacGCTTTCGCAGCACAAAAAAAGACGTGGAATAGCGGTGCGAGTGACGTAGTGAGTGTGAATTCAAATGTGAGTGGTGAAAACGAGTGTGACTACGACAAGATATTCGGCAGCCATCAGCAAAGCACTCCGAGTGCaacagttgcagcagcagcagcatcagcagcacctGACACACCTGCAACACTGCCCAGCGAGGTGGCTTCGCCCAAAAATTCACTTTCAGCCAAGTATCGCAGTTTGGTCATGATCACCAAAGACAATGAAAGTGCAGCTGGCGATTACGAAATGGcaaacaccagcagcagcaacagcagcagcgtaCACCACAGCAACACCAGCCACACCAGCCACACCAGCAACAAAGGCCCCTCCGGCAGCAACTCTTTTGGCCAGAACTTTGCGGGTGACTCATTTCGCGCCTTGGAACTCGTGAGCAGCGATCGCGAATCGTACAGTGTGGACTCGCTAAACGACACGCCCGCTGTACCCGAGATCAGTGTGGAGGATGGCCTGGCGGACGATGACTCCTGGGTGGAGGAACTGAGCCAGCGAGGTGAAGATGAGGACGAGGAGCTGAGCAATGCCACCACCACGCCCACGGCCACGGATTCGGAGGATGCGGAGGGCGAGAGTGAGGGAGGAGCCAGGAGACAGGGATATCTGGACAGGGAGGAGGAGCTGAGGGGCTACAACAGATCCGCCATTGACTTCACCCTGCACACGATAGTGGAGGAGAGCTGCGAGGAAAGCGAGGTGGCCTCCATGCGGGCGGACAACGACGAAGCCGAACTGGAGGATGAAGATCTGGCCGAGAGAAGGAGGCAACGCACCctgcagcaccaccaccgACTGAGTGCCTCCGAACTGGAGAAGTACTTCTTCTTCGGCCTGGGCGATGGCCGGGTAATGAGTTCCATCGATACCCGCGGGGATGACACCGCCTCCGAGGTGAGTTCCGAGTGCTCCGAGAGCATGGACTCCTTGCCGCACGATGATCAGCTGCTGGACACTAGTGGAGCCTCCGATCTGGCCTCTTCCCGTCTGGAAAAGTACTTCCTTTCCGGCTTCATGGGTTTTAATAGCTCCGAAAAGCAGGCGGAGAGCGATGAGAGTGGAGGCAGTGTGGGCAGCGATAGTGAGGGTCATCCAAGTCCCAGTCAGCGAAGGAAGCGACTGGTGCGGGCCAGGGGAACTCCCAGGAGTCACAACTCCTCCCTGGACAATCTCCTGCTGCCGGAAACGGATACTCTGGATGCCACTGTTACATCAGCGGGAGGATCAGCTGCCGCCACTGTGGAGGACACCTCTGAATCGGAGGCGGGCTGTGACGACACTGTGATCCATCTGGCCAACGCTGGAGCCTCGGATGGCTCCTCCTCGGACACTATCAAGCGCAAGAAGCAGCTGCGCAAGCGCCACGACTCCCTGGACGAGAAGAAGCTGCACGATCTGGAGCCCTCCGAGTGCCGGACACCCACTCCGGGCGGAGGTAGTGGTGGCGTTAGCCAGGTGCAATTGCAATCCCAGGccaagaagcagcagcaacagcaccacCACAGCCGGGACAGTGGTTTCGTGGGCAGCAACGATGATCTGCTGAAGGCGGCTCCGGATTGTGAGCCACCCAAGAGTCCAACGCCTGCTCTGGAGCAGATCACCGAGGATCGGGAACCGGCTCACAGCCAGATCAGTCTGGCCAAGATGGATCTGCCCAGCACTTCGGCAGCTGCAGCGGCTGCCACTCCCCTGACCAGCCAACTGAGGAACCTAGCCCTGCCTAACCTGGTGAGAAAAGATAGCTTCAACAACTGGAGCTCCGACGAGGAGACCAATCTCATGATGAGCAAGATGAGGCAGTTCTTCAAGACTCTGATCGTGGCCACCGCCAATGCTCAGCAGAGCAAGCCCACCACTCCCAATCAGGGTCAGGTCCAGAGCACCACTCCCAGTTCTCAGCGCAGATTGGCCAAATCCCGGCCAGCTCAGTTGGCCTACTTCGAGAACGAGCTGACCCGGCTAATGAAGACAGTGCCGGGCATAAATGACGAGCAGGTGCGCGAAATAGTGGAGTACCTGAGCAGCGAAGACACGTGGTCCGATTCCTATGACTCCTCGGACTACACGAGCTCTGACCTGGAGGGCGGCGAAAGGAAGGGCCAGCTGAAGGCCCAGATCTCGGCCAGCTGCCAGCAAATCATCAACAAATTTGAAATCGACGAGGAGGGCGATCGCGGAGATGGCGGCCTCCTGGACGAGAGCCAAAGTGTGCCCATGGAGGCCTTGGTGTACCAGAAACTGGTGGCTTCCTTTAGCAAGGTAGCCGCGGGCGGAGAACCGCAGATTGAAGCTGCCCAGGAGGTCGAGAAGGAGGCGGAGCCCTCCACGGAGAGATCCCCGCAACTGTTTGCCAAGGTGATGCAGCACATCGGCACCCGGCTGGTGGCCCTGATGCACGAAGTGAGCAGCGGGAACGAGACGCCAACACCATCGCCGCAAGGACAGCGGCACCATCGTAGACTGCAGGCCAAGATCTCGGCCACCACGACGGAGGATGAGGAGGACGAGGTGGAAGAGCAGCTGAGGGCCATGCCCGTCAAGCAGCTCAAGCTGCGCAGCAGATCCCATGATCTTCTGCTGGATGGAAGCACACCCCATTCGCACATGCACCTGCACCAGGCCACGGTGCATCATCCGGGGATCAGTGGAGCAGCGGGAgcgggaggaggagcaggatctGCAGGAGGATCCTCCGGCATGCCCGCACACTCGGAAACCGCCAGCGAGGAGTGCGGAGTGGCCAGTGACTACGAGCGGTTCTCGTGGCGCGGCAGTTTTGAGTCGGCATTACTGGCTAATGGCGACAGCAGAACGAGGCTCAGCCAGCTGAGCCAACTGGACAGGGATAACTCGTCGTCTGCGTCCGCTTTGGCTGTGGCAAAGCGCCGATCGGCAGGCGACCTCCTCTTCAGCCAGCACCAGGTGAGCCTCAGCCGCGAGCAGTTGGACCGCGTCCGCTCCTGCGGCAGCATCGGCGGCGGCGATGCCCACCACCACCAGTTGGAGGCGTCGCCGGTCAAGCCTTGGCTCTCCTCGGCGGGCTCCTCGCTTGGCGGCGACTCCACCAAGGATGTGCGGCGTTCCAGTGTGCCGGATGCCATCTACGAGACGGATTCCAGCGATGAGGCTGCCTCCAATCAGTTTGGCGGCGCCAGATCCACGTTGCCGCGGAGTCTCAACTCCGGCCAGGTGGTGGCCAGCACGAACTCGCTGCCCAGGCTGCCCACCACCGGAGCGGGTGCACCCATCACTAGTACGCCCAAGACCAAGTCCCAGAGCGCCCTGAATCACACACCCTCCAATTTGTCCACCGTTTCGGCCACTGGCAGTGCCAAGAGTGCGAGATACCGCTCGCCAGGACTGGCGGCCCGAGCGGCGGCTGTCAGTTCGGCGGGCGGAGCTTCTGCCAGTGGAGTGGGGGCCAGCGGTGGTTCCACGGGCTCCAAGAAACTGGGCGCGGGCTTCCAGTTCCTCTACTCCAAGCGCGATGCGCGCAAACGTCTCAACATGTCAGCGG AGGAGGCCAAAGTGGCCGCCGAGGAACTGTCTCGATCGCCGGTGATTGGCCATCGGCAGGCAGATGGCTCCGGCAGCCCCATCCAGTCGCGTGCCTCCAGCGAAACGTGGCCCACCCAGTCGGACGAGGACATCGATCGGCTGGTGGCCATGCACCAGAACCGCAGCAGTCTCAGCTCGCTGGGG GTTCGGTCGGAGTCCATGGCCAGCGTTTACTCGGGAGCCGGCGAAGGTCGCTATGGCACCGTGGTGGTCAAGGGTCAGGTGGAGTTCGCCATGCAGTACAACTACAAGCTGAGTGCTTTGGAAGTCCATGTGGTGCGCTGCAAGGACCTGGCTGCCGTGGATGCCAAGCGCAATCGCAGCGATCCCTATGTGAAG GTATATCTTCTGCCCGACAAATCGAAGGCCGGCAAGCGCAAAACCAAAGTCAAGAAGCACACCCTGAATCCCATCTTCGACGAGACGATGCGCTTCCACACTCCCATTTCCAGCCTGGAGTCGCGCACTCTGTGGCTCACCGTCTGGCACTCGGATATGTTTGGCCGGAACGACTTCCTGGGCGAGGTCAGCGTCAATTTGCAGGGTCGCCTCTTTGACAACCCCCAGTCGCAGTGGTATCTCCTCCAAGAACGA AGCGAACCCTTCGACGAGGTGGCCACCTACAGGGGTGACATTGTGGTGGGCTTGAAGTACATTCCCCCGGAGAACATCAAGTCCTCGTTCTTCTCGCGCGGCTCCTCCATTACGGGCAGCTCCTCCAATCTGCGCAAATTCGGAGGCAGCATCAAGTCGGTGGCCTCCAAGTCGGATCGGACCTCCAAGGGCGGCCAGCTGCATGTGCTGGTCAAGGAGGCCAAGCACCTGAGTCCCATCAAGGCCAATGGAACCTGCGACGCCTTCTGCAAGAG CTATTTACTGCCCGATCGCACGCGCAGCTCCAAGCAAAAGACGCCGGTGGTGAAGCGCACTTTGCATCCCAGCTGGAACTACACCTTTGTTTACGAGGACGTCTCCCTGGAGGAGTTGTCGGAACGCGCCCTGGAGCTCACCGTCTGGGATCACGATCGTCTGGCCAGCAATGAGTTTGTTGGCGGCATACGCTTCTCCCTGGGAACAG GTCGCAGCTATGGTCGTCAGGTGGAGTGGATGGATGCCACCGGCAAGGAGCTCTCCCTGTGGCAGAACATGCTGGATCGGCCGAACTTCTGGGTGGAGGGCAGCTTGGTGCTGCGCTCCAGCTTGGATGGCATTCGAGCCAATTTGCCATAG